The Paenibacillus pabuli DNA segment GTAACCGTGTTGTTCAGCTCATTAATGACATATGCCCACTTACCGCTCGGATGGAAAACCAAATGTCTCGGTCCTGAACCAGGAGGCTGATTCGTTTCACGGTGTGTGACCAGGCGTCCCTCTTCCATTCGGTAAACAATAATCTGGTCGAGACCAAGGTCACATACCACAGCATACTGTCCGGACGGGTCCGGCTGAATGGAATGAGCATGTGGTCCTTCCTGACGATCATCGTTCTTCCCTCTACCGGTATGTTCAACCAGTGCACTCATCTCTTCAAGCGTCCCTTGGTCCCCTACCGGGAACACGTTCACACTACCACTGCTGTAGTTCGAAGTAAGAACCCATTTGCCATCATGTGTGACCGACACGTAGCAGGGAGAAGACCCTCTGGTCAGCTTGCGGTCCATCAGATGCAGTTCACTTGTTGCCGCATCCCTGCGATATACCAATAACTCTCCCTCGTCAGTTTCACTCGCAACGTACAGACAATTAGCATCCGGACATAATGCAAGATACGATGGGTTGTCCACACCCTCCGTGTGACTGACGATCCTCATCTCACCCGTATCTGCATCCAGCGCGCACAGAACAATCCCTGGTTGATCCGCTGACGCATAAGTCCCTGTATAGAAAAATGTTTCATTCGTTACTGCTCGTTCCATATCTCTCATCTCTCCTTCTCTTTTCCATTCCATGTCTATCTTGCTTCATGAGTCGGCGCATGCTCTGGATTAATGGTTCCACTATGATGTACTTACCCAATTCATCGGCTTCTGCTTCATGAGATCAGACGCAACGTTCTAAAGGTCATGTTAATGTTGTGAACGCTCGCATATCTGTCATTGACTCCCCCATCCTCCCTAACCATAATACAAGTATGAGACCTTACAGCCGTACAACCACACTGCGTAAATCCGTTGGATTCCCAATGCAAAAACTCATCGTACTGCCAGATCCGCTGCTCGAAGAAGCAGCACGATACCCTGTTACCTCAGGGCTGTATGTTACCGATATCGGATATTTCCATGAAGCACAGCATCATTACCGGGATCGACCTGAAGGATGTGTCTCCCATATTCTCATGTATTGCGTTCAAGGAACAGGATGGTATGAACTGGATGGCAGCAAACCCCATGTTGTACATGCAGGCGACCTGGTCATACTGCCTGCACATATGGCCCACGTGTATGGGGCAAACGCGGCAGAACCTTGGAGCATCTATTGGATTCATCTGCGTGGCGAACACGCTTTTACCTATATTGAACCGCTCCTGGCCAACAAAATCTCTGCCATCGCCCCTTCCAAAGCCCCAAAATGGCTGGAACTGTTCCATGAATGTTATGATGCACTGGAAACCGGGTACTCCCTGCAAGCCATGATATACGCCTCACAAATTATGGGTTATATGCTTGGAATGCTGGCTTATGGTCAGGGAACAGGTGTCAGCATGGTCAGCAGCAAACGAGCGGCAGAACAGTCTGTCCAGTATATGCTGGAACACCTGGAGCGCGGAGTGACTTTGAAAGAGCTCGCCGCACAGGCCCAATTATCAGCACCCCATTATTCACAATTATTCAAACAGGCAAC contains these protein-coding regions:
- a CDS encoding AraC family transcriptional regulator produces the protein MQKLIVLPDPLLEEAARYPVTSGLYVTDIGYFHEAQHHYRDRPEGCVSHILMYCVQGTGWYELDGSKPHVVHAGDLVILPAHMAHVYGANAAEPWSIYWIHLRGEHAFTYIEPLLANKISAIAPSKAPKWLELFHECYDALETGYSLQAMIYASQIMGYMLGMLAYGQGTGVSMVSSKRAAEQSVQYMLEHLERGVTLKELAAQAQLSAPHYSQLFKQATGHSPIDYFLRLKIQHSCRYLDFTDWTVKQISSELGFKDPYYFSRLFSKMMGRSPTEYRNKSKG
- a CDS encoding lactonase family protein, whose amino-acid sequence is MERAVTNETFFYTGTYASADQPGIVLCALDADTGEMRIVSHTEGVDNPSYLALCPDANCLYVASETDEGELLVYRRDAATSELHLMDRKLTRGSSPCYVSVTHDGKWVLTSNYSSGSVNVFPVGDQGTLEEMSALVEHTGRGKNDDRQEGPHAHSIQPDPSGQYAVVCDLGLDQIIVYRMEEGRLVTHRETNQPPGSGPRHLVFHPSGKWAYVINELNNTVTAFMYDERRGEFNTLQHISTLPEGHSGEGTAADIRVSPCGRFLYASNRGDDSIVLYHIDQESGKLEAVEWTSTIGQTPRNFNLLPGGILLVANQDSNNIVAFQMDGEDGRLMHNGFKLEVSRPVCITPVV